The following are encoded in a window of Salegentibacter mishustinae genomic DNA:
- a CDS encoding DNA polymerase III subunit gamma/tau — MEHFIVSARKYRPQTFKDVVGQQAITNTLKNAIEHDHLAQALLFTGPRGVGKTTCARILAKMINHDGTQSPDEDFAFNIFELDAASNNSVDDIRNLIDQVRIPPQVGKYKVYIIDEVHMLSQSAFNAFLKTLEEPPQHAIFILATTEKHKIIPTILSRCQIFDFKRITVSDAKNYLGYIAQQEGVNAEEDALNVIAQKADGAMRDALSIYDRVVSFSGKELTRQAVTENLNVLDYDTYIKVTDLILSNNIPQLLLSYNDILSSGFDGHHFISGLASHFRDLLVCKDQKTIELLEVGEQTKARYFEQASKTNHQFLIKAIELANECDLKYKTSQNQRLLVELTLMQLASITFDGEKKKFEQSIIPASVFEKQPAPPSKEEKSLVRENEHGETSSEAPKESQLPSGENKTPDSHCADDKKDNYHSEETMVPESTEAKEEPAPDLPPAPEPKPVTDSGIKKEKVSGLSLKSIQKKREIEARQQEAAPSKDVVLNGEFSETQLQATWNDYVKRLKKQGAKILASILETDLPKLQEKNRIVIELPNETMKINLEREQNKLMSYLKQKLQNTEIRLVINVNEQSAKKYAFTPIEKYNKLKEKNPLIEKLRSTFDLDV; from the coding sequence ATGGAACATTTTATAGTATCTGCTCGTAAGTACCGCCCGCAAACTTTTAAAGATGTGGTTGGGCAACAAGCCATTACCAATACCTTAAAAAATGCCATTGAACACGATCACCTGGCGCAGGCACTGCTTTTTACAGGACCTCGTGGAGTGGGAAAAACCACTTGTGCCCGTATCCTGGCCAAGATGATTAACCACGACGGCACTCAAAGCCCTGATGAGGATTTTGCATTTAATATTTTTGAACTCGATGCCGCTTCGAATAACTCGGTAGACGATATCAGGAATTTAATAGACCAGGTTAGGATTCCTCCGCAAGTTGGTAAGTATAAAGTATATATTATAGATGAGGTGCATATGCTCTCTCAATCGGCATTTAATGCTTTTTTAAAGACTTTAGAAGAGCCACCACAGCACGCTATTTTTATCTTAGCAACCACTGAAAAGCATAAGATAATACCCACAATACTTTCACGCTGCCAGATCTTCGATTTTAAAAGAATTACGGTAAGTGATGCAAAAAACTACCTGGGATATATCGCACAGCAAGAAGGTGTAAATGCTGAAGAAGACGCTTTGAACGTTATTGCCCAAAAAGCCGATGGCGCTATGCGTGATGCGCTTTCAATTTATGACAGGGTAGTAAGTTTTAGCGGAAAGGAACTTACGAGACAGGCAGTAACAGAAAATCTTAATGTACTGGATTATGATACTTACATTAAGGTAACCGATCTTATTTTATCGAATAACATCCCGCAACTTTTATTAAGTTATAACGATATTCTTTCCAGCGGATTTGACGGCCACCATTTTATAAGTGGTTTAGCTTCACATTTTAGAGATCTTTTGGTTTGTAAAGACCAAAAAACCATTGAACTGTTAGAAGTTGGCGAACAAACCAAAGCCCGTTATTTTGAGCAAGCTTCTAAAACCAACCACCAATTTTTAATTAAAGCGATAGAGCTGGCGAATGAATGTGACTTAAAGTATAAGACCAGTCAAAATCAGCGTTTGCTGGTTGAACTTACGCTAATGCAGCTTGCCTCTATCACTTTTGATGGAGAAAAAAAAAAGTTTGAACAGTCAATAATTCCCGCTTCGGTTTTTGAAAAGCAGCCTGCACCACCTTCCAAGGAAGAAAAAAGCCTAGTTCGCGAAAATGAACACGGTGAAACTTCATCTGAAGCTCCAAAAGAAAGTCAGTTACCTTCAGGAGAAAACAAAACTCCAGATAGCCATTGTGCCGATGATAAAAAAGATAATTATCATTCAGAAGAAACCATGGTTCCTGAATCTACTGAAGCAAAAGAAGAACCAGCACCAGATCTTCCGCCTGCTCCAGAACCAAAACCGGTAACAGATTCAGGCATTAAAAAAGAAAAAGTTTCGGGACTTTCGTTAAAAAGTATACAGAAAAAACGCGAAATAGAAGCCCGCCAGCAAGAAGCTGCTCCTTCAAAAGATGTCGTGTTAAATGGTGAATTTAGCGAGACCCAATTACAGGCAACCTGGAATGATTACGTTAAGCGATTGAAAAAGCAGGGAGCTAAAATTCTAGCCTCCATTCTTGAAACAGATCTACCTAAACTTCAGGAGAAAAATCGTATTGTTATAGAATTGCCTAATGAAACGATGAAGATTAACCTGGAGCGTGAGCAAAATAAATTGATGTCTTACCTGAAACAGAAACTTCAGAATACAGAGATCAGGTTGGTTATTAATGTAAATGAGCAGTCGGCAAAGAAATATGCTTTCACTCCTATTGAAAAATATAATAAATTGAAGGAGAAAAATCCTTTGATAGAAAAACTACGAAGTACATTCGATTTAGACGTATAA
- the miaE gene encoding tRNA-(ms[2]io[6]A)-hydroxylase, with the protein MLGLKLPTDPRWANIAEKNIEEILIDHAYCEQKAASTAISLIVSFPEYPELIDEMIALSREEMGHFKMVHEQLLKRGYVLGRDRKDEYVNQLIRFFPKGGSRTTQLVHRLLIAGLIEARSCERFRLLSEQLKDKELAEFYHKLMVSEANHYTMFLKFARKYGEREEVDRKWQDLLDFEAEIMKDLGNDKTIHG; encoded by the coding sequence ATGTTAGGATTAAAACTTCCAACGGACCCTCGTTGGGCAAATATAGCCGAAAAAAATATTGAAGAAATTCTTATAGATCACGCTTATTGCGAACAAAAAGCGGCTTCTACAGCAATTTCACTTATTGTTTCCTTCCCAGAATACCCGGAATTGATAGATGAAATGATCGCCCTATCCCGAGAGGAAATGGGACATTTTAAAATGGTGCACGAACAGCTATTGAAACGTGGCTACGTTTTAGGTAGAGATAGAAAAGATGAATATGTTAACCAATTAATTCGGTTTTTCCCAAAAGGTGGAAGCAGAACAACACAATTAGTTCATAGGCTCCTAATTGCAGGATTAATTGAAGCCAGAAGCTGTGAGCGTTTCAGATTGCTTTCAGAACAATTAAAAGACAAAGAACTCGCTGAATTTTACCATAAATTAATGGTGAGTGAAGCCAATCATTACACCATGTTCCTAAAGTTTGCCAGAAAGTATGGCGAGCGAGAGGAAGTAGATAGGAAATGGCAGGATCTACTGGATTTTGAAGCTGAAATTATGAAAGATCTCGGTAATGATAAAACCATTCACGGCTAA
- a CDS encoding Ppx/GppA phosphatase family protein produces MITQKNYAAIDIGSNAVRLLVSTITEQKGREDTDFRKTSLVRVPIRLGEDVFEKSMISEKNIERMVDTMQAFNLLMKSHGIEKYKACATSAMREAKNGAEVVEKIKAKTGVEIEIIDGNHEAAIIAATDLHELIKNDCNYLYVDVGGGSTEYTLYSSGKTVASRSFKVGTVRLLNDLIDDGAWEEMEKWVRETTKPYKKIDLIGSGGNINNIFKTSGKKEGKPLSLAYIKKYNDLLNSLSYEERVMDLKLKSDRADVIIPASKIYLSSMKWARADNIFVPKIGLADGIIKSLYNDNNN; encoded by the coding sequence GTGATTACACAAAAAAACTACGCAGCAATAGATATAGGCTCCAACGCCGTTAGACTTTTAGTTTCTACAATTACAGAACAGAAGGGTAGAGAAGATACCGATTTTAGAAAAACCTCCCTGGTAAGGGTTCCAATTAGGCTTGGAGAAGATGTTTTTGAAAAGAGTATGATTTCAGAAAAAAATATTGAGCGCATGGTAGATACTATGCAGGCTTTTAATCTTTTAATGAAATCTCACGGCATCGAAAAATATAAAGCCTGTGCTACTTCCGCTATGCGGGAAGCAAAAAACGGTGCCGAAGTGGTGGAAAAAATAAAAGCAAAAACCGGGGTAGAAATTGAAATTATAGATGGTAATCATGAAGCTGCCATTATTGCGGCTACCGATCTACACGAACTTATTAAGAACGACTGTAATTACCTGTATGTAGATGTAGGTGGAGGTAGTACTGAATATACGCTTTATAGCAGCGGAAAAACCGTGGCCTCCAGGTCTTTTAAAGTTGGAACGGTACGTTTACTAAATGACCTGATAGATGATGGTGCCTGGGAAGAGATGGAGAAATGGGTGAGAGAAACCACAAAGCCGTATAAAAAGATAGATTTAATTGGTTCTGGTGGAAATATTAATAACATCTTTAAAACGAGTGGTAAGAAAGAAGGTAAACCTTTAAGCCTGGCTTATATTAAGAAATATAATGATTTGCTGAATTCTTTGAGTTACGAGGAACGAGTTATGGATCTAAAACTAAAAAGTGACCGTGCAGATGTTATCATTCCTGCATCAAAGATTTATTTAAGTTCTATGAAATGGGCCAGAGCCGATAACATTTTTGTACCAAAAATAGGACTGGCCGATGGGATTATAAAATCTCTTTACAACGATAATAACAACTAA
- the ppk1 gene encoding polyphosphate kinase 1 produces the protein MPQKKYLNRELSWLQFNARVLQEAEDETVPLIERLRFLGIFSNNLDEFFKVRYATVKRIDLAGKAGKSVLGGIKASKLLEEITQIVIEHQAKSLQVLHDIQHQLKDHNIHIINEKQVSDSQQKFIKDFFLSKVSPALVTIILNDLQEIPSLKDSAAYLAVKMVMKEEKPQKGISKVLDKTEKEQKYVLIEIPRSIERFVVLPAENGNQYIILLDDLIRYNLGTIFNIFEYESISAHMIKITRDAELDIDSDLSKSFIEKISSSVKDRIKGEPVRFVYDMNIADDTLSYLMNKMGIESTDSIIPGGRYHNRRDYMNFPSLGREDLLYKPIEPLPIPGLILQTSLFGSIAKKDFLLYAPYQSFAYTVKFLREAALDPKVKTIKITIYRLAKISHIASSLINAVKNGKKVIVQIELRARFDEVANIRYAEQMQAEGVQLIFGVPGLKVHCKACVIEREEEGKTKRYGFISTGNFNESTSRIYTDYTLFTAHPEILKEVNKVFDFFEINYKVNKYKHLIVSPHYSRNAFVSLIQKEIENSREGRPSGIALKLNSLSDYPMIDKLYQASQAGVKIKLIVRGVCCLIPGVEGLSENIEVISIVDKFLEHPRVFIFKNAGNSKVYISSADWMTRNLDLRVEISCPIYDEDIKKEIIETFDISWHDNVKARMITSKQDNAYRNSSINKHRSQFELYDYYLKKLPETEPAKK, from the coding sequence ATGCCGCAAAAGAAATACTTAAACAGAGAGCTCAGTTGGTTACAATTTAATGCACGTGTGTTGCAGGAAGCCGAAGATGAGACTGTTCCTCTTATTGAACGTCTTAGGTTTCTAGGAATATTTTCTAATAATTTAGATGAATTTTTTAAAGTTAGATATGCAACCGTAAAGCGTATTGACCTCGCCGGTAAAGCTGGGAAAAGTGTTTTGGGAGGTATTAAAGCCAGTAAACTTCTGGAAGAGATCACTCAAATAGTTATAGAACACCAGGCAAAAAGTTTACAGGTTTTGCATGATATTCAGCATCAATTAAAAGATCATAATATTCATATTATTAATGAGAAACAAGTTTCTGATTCTCAACAGAAGTTCATAAAAGATTTTTTCTTGTCGAAAGTAAGTCCGGCCCTGGTTACCATTATTCTTAATGATCTCCAGGAAATTCCAAGCCTTAAAGATAGTGCCGCTTATCTCGCTGTAAAAATGGTAATGAAAGAAGAAAAACCACAAAAAGGTATTTCGAAGGTATTAGACAAGACCGAGAAGGAGCAAAAATATGTTCTTATAGAGATTCCTCGTAGTATTGAACGTTTTGTGGTTTTACCTGCAGAAAATGGCAACCAGTATATCATTCTGTTGGATGATCTAATTCGTTATAACCTTGGGACTATTTTCAATATTTTTGAATATGAAAGTATTTCGGCCCATATGATTAAGATTACCAGGGACGCCGAACTGGATATAGATAGTGACTTGAGTAAGAGTTTTATTGAAAAAATCTCCAGCAGTGTTAAGGATCGTATAAAGGGGGAACCTGTAAGGTTCGTCTACGATATGAATATTGCCGATGATACTTTATCTTATCTTATGAATAAGATGGGCATAGAATCTACCGACAGTATTATTCCCGGCGGACGTTACCATAACCGACGTGATTATATGAATTTCCCCAGTCTTGGACGAGAAGATTTGCTTTATAAACCTATAGAGCCTTTACCAATTCCGGGACTTATATTGCAAACCAGTTTGTTTGGAAGTATTGCCAAAAAAGATTTTCTTCTATATGCACCATATCAAAGCTTCGCCTATACGGTTAAGTTTTTAAGGGAAGCCGCATTAGATCCCAAGGTGAAAACTATAAAAATCACCATTTATAGACTGGCAAAAATATCTCACATTGCCAGCTCTTTGATTAATGCTGTAAAAAATGGCAAAAAGGTAATTGTGCAAATAGAACTAAGAGCACGTTTTGATGAAGTTGCCAATATTCGCTATGCCGAACAAATGCAGGCAGAAGGAGTTCAACTAATTTTTGGAGTACCGGGTTTAAAGGTACATTGTAAAGCCTGCGTGATAGAGCGAGAAGAAGAAGGTAAAACAAAGCGATATGGCTTTATTAGTACCGGTAACTTTAACGAATCTACTTCGCGCATTTATACCGATTATACCTTATTCACCGCTCATCCCGAAATTTTGAAAGAAGTCAATAAAGTTTTCGACTTCTTCGAAATAAATTACAAAGTCAATAAATACAAGCATTTAATAGTTTCTCCGCATTATAGCCGTAATGCTTTTGTGAGTTTAATTCAAAAGGAAATTGAAAATTCCAGGGAAGGGAGGCCCTCTGGCATCGCTTTAAAATTGAATAGCCTTTCTGACTATCCGATGATAGATAAGCTATACCAGGCAAGCCAGGCAGGCGTAAAAATAAAGCTTATTGTACGCGGGGTTTGTTGTTTAATTCCGGGGGTAGAAGGATTAAGCGAAAATATTGAAGTAATAAGTATTGTAGATAAATTCCTGGAACATCCGCGTGTTTTTATATTCAAAAATGCAGGAAATTCTAAAGTCTATATTTCTTCAGCAGATTGGATGACCAGAAATCTTGACCTTCGGGTAGAAATTTCCTGTCCAATTTATGATGAAGATATTAAAAAGGAAATTATTGAAACTTTTGATATTAGCTGGCACGATAATGTAAAAGCCAGAATGATTACTTCAAAACAAGATAATGCCTATAGAAATAGCAGTATTAATAAGCATCGTTCTCAGTTTGAACTATACGACTATTATTTAAAAAAATTACCCGAAACCGAACCCGCAAAAAAATAA
- a CDS encoding SixA phosphatase family protein: MKQLILVRHGKSSWENNLPDEKRPLKKRAYNDAAVVLKTFKEFVSGNLTLWSSPAVRAHTTAKLFKEELQIPEDRFTVKKDLYTFDENQLLSVIKSCPNEIEKLMVFGHNPAMTGMVNRLGDKPLDNLPTTGLCVIDFDCDSWRDLKTGKTLLQLFPKNLR, translated from the coding sequence ATGAAACAACTAATTCTTGTTAGACACGGAAAATCTTCCTGGGAGAATAATTTACCCGATGAAAAAAGACCGCTTAAAAAACGGGCTTATAATGATGCGGCTGTAGTCCTGAAAACCTTTAAGGAATTTGTGAGTGGAAATTTGACATTATGGAGCAGTCCTGCGGTTAGAGCTCACACTACAGCAAAACTTTTTAAAGAGGAATTGCAAATTCCGGAGGATAGATTTACTGTAAAGAAAGACTTGTATACTTTTGACGAAAATCAATTATTATCTGTAATAAAATCCTGTCCTAATGAAATAGAAAAATTAATGGTTTTTGGCCATAATCCCGCCATGACGGGTATGGTTAATCGCCTGGGTGATAAACCTCTTGATAATTTGCCTACCACAGGTCTCTGTGTAATAGATTTTGATTGCGATTCCTGGAGAGACCTCAAAACCGGTAAAACCTTATTACAGTTATTCCCTAAAAACCTACGCTAA
- the pdxH gene encoding pyridoxamine 5'-phosphate oxidase: MQKSLENYRQSYGKSELLEENIPSVPLPLFTAWFEEAEAHPKIAEVNAMSLATCGIEGFPKNRIVLLKSFGVNGFSFYTNYNSEKGKEIEENPRVCLSFFWPALERQVIIKGIAMKISEEESAAYFASRPRGSQLGAWASNQSNILGSREELELQLKEVEERYKNREVEKPQYWGGYLVTPRSFEFWQGRNNRLHDRIIYEFIEKDTWERNRLSP; the protein is encoded by the coding sequence ATGCAAAAAAGTCTTGAAAATTATCGGCAGAGCTACGGCAAAAGCGAGCTTTTAGAAGAAAATATTCCTTCCGTTCCCTTACCTTTATTTACCGCATGGTTTGAGGAAGCTGAGGCACATCCTAAAATAGCAGAAGTTAATGCAATGAGTCTTGCCACTTGTGGCATTGAAGGATTCCCAAAAAATCGTATTGTATTATTAAAATCCTTTGGAGTTAATGGTTTTAGTTTCTACACCAATTATAATTCAGAAAAAGGAAAAGAAATAGAAGAAAACCCTAGAGTTTGTCTTTCATTTTTCTGGCCGGCATTAGAGCGGCAGGTAATTATAAAAGGTATTGCCATGAAAATTTCAGAAGAAGAATCTGCTGCCTATTTCGCTTCAAGACCGCGTGGCAGTCAATTAGGCGCCTGGGCATCTAATCAAAGTAATATTTTAGGATCCCGGGAAGAACTGGAATTGCAATTAAAAGAGGTAGAAGAAAGATATAAAAATAGGGAGGTAGAAAAGCCGCAATATTGGGGCGGTTACCTGGTAACACCACGAAGTTTTGAATTTTGGCAGGGTAGAAATAATCGTTTACATGATAGGATTATCTATGAGTTTATAGAAAAAGATACCTGGGAAAGAAACCGATTGTCACCTTAA